GATGTAATCTGCCCTGGTACACCAAATGTCTATTCCTGCCTTATCTTCTCGCCAGCACTGCACCTGCAGGGGCCAACCCCATCCCTTTCAGCCTCACTTCTGGGAGATGGCTTTAAGTCTTATTACAGGGGCTGCCAGAATTgattctcttcctcctttctaaTTATCGAAAAAGACAAGGAGAGAGAGTTAATTCGATTCTGACATGGAGACTGCCTCTATACTGAGAGCAAACTATTTACAGCAGCCAGACTGAACTGAAGGCAGTTATCGAGGTTATATTGCTCATGCCCAGCCCAGCTTCACTGTACCTACCAGAAGGCAGTACGTTCTTAGAGAATATGCAGCCTTACATTGATTGAAAGGTTCATAAAACTACCGTTTTACCTTTTCAGCTTGATTCCACACTTCAATATCTCCCAGGTACTTTTCAGGACGAGTAGAGAGATTCAGTTTAAACGAAAATCCAAAGACATCATACACGGTACGCAAGAACTCCAGACAGCTCTTTATCTCGTCTTCAATCTTGATGATGATAGAAATAATGTCTCAAATATGGAAATTTCAGTTAACCTGATTGTAACACCCAGTTtcatccagcagcagcccctACCTGCTCCATAGCACAGAAGATGTGAGCATCGTCCTGCTGGAACCGGCGCACTCGGGTGAGTCCTGTGAGAGCTCCCGACAGCTCATTGCGATGCAGGACACCAAAATCCGCCAACCGCAGGGGCAGCTCACGCCACGACCTCGGGCGATGGTCAAACATAAGGCTGAAGGAAAAGTTTATTACTTTCAGCTCGTTGAGAACCAAAATTCTGCAAAGAACAGCTAGGGAGAAGCAGCCAGTGATGAAGCACATGCCCATGAGGCCATTGGGGTAATCTGGATAGAGCCATCAGTCTTAACTAGTTTTGTCAGGAAAACAATCTCCTTTTATAGCTGGTAGGCTTTCCCCTCCTCACAGAGAGGAGACGAAACAGCTCCTAAAACTGAGCATTAAAAGCTGAATGCCTGAACTGCCACAAAATTGACAATGCCCCAGTAATGATGGGGTCACTCTAATGATGGTAAAATGACATGACATTTCTCAGTGTCTCAAGTGAAGAGAGCATGTAGACACCAAGACATATAATTACATCATTCCTGAGAGAATGAATAACTGAAGGTAACCATCTTTACAATTACACAGGCAAAGGAAGCAgagtgggtttggtttttttttttccaatcagcACAACCTCTGGTAAACTGAATTTGCTATGTATTTACCAGTGTCCTGGACAGTTCATAGGCTTCAGAGCAAAGATTTCTTTCTCcacttcaaaggaaaacatgttCTCACTGTAATGCTGCCAGTGCCCTGAAGTCATCCACAGTTTGCTATTAAAAACATTTGGAGTGACAACCTCCTGGAATCCACGTTTTCGATACTCACTCTAGAACAGACACAGTACATAAAATTAGtaataaagaaagcaaaagtaatCACAGACTTCCATCTGCAgccataaaaatataaaaatgctgcCATACGGAAGTCCCACGACttaggaagggaagggggaaaagaagacaaaactTCAAGTTGGGCATGCCAGGATACATCCCTTCCACCACCCTTCCTCCAAACAATTTCTCTGTAGTAAGCAAGAACAAGTTTCCTCCCTGCAAGCAATGCAGCAGTCTCTAATTACTCAATGACTCTTTATATATTACATTTCAGCCCAAATATACAATAATAACACAGACTTTAAATATTACAGCAGGAAGATAAGAATTTTTTCCTacatatattttcaaaacaaacaggtCTACAAGACCAAATTAAGTAAGTTTATTAAACCAAATCAATATGCATCAATAGAACAGCAGCAGTATGAGCTTAGCTCTACTATTAGATGTCAAAGAATTCCTATTACAAAGCACCTTTATCACAGCTTTAACTGCAGGTATAAACTACTGATAAAACATAACTTTGCAGAGATTGGGACAAGAACAATTCAAAGAAACCAGGTTTCTTTAGTTCCATGGCTTACACAACTAAAAGGTAACTTGAAGTGAAGGGCTATTAATACTGTTAAATGTAAGCAGGCtgttatgtatttttttttaaattacgCAATTTCTCCTACAAGATTTCCAAAAGATATTACTTACCCTTATGAACTCAATTAACGTGTTATAAATGTAAGCTCCTTTTGGCAAGAAAAAACAGCTACCAGGGCTGAGctcatggaagaaaaacagttctTGGTCCTGCAGGAAAATAATACTTGAAAAACTTAGTATTTGCACCCTACCTTTCTGACTTAACATTCACAAATGAATTGCTACTGACTGGGCATCACTAATCAAgagtttcaaaaagaaaaacatgggaaaaaagcCATATCCAATACATTAGATGCATTTCACTAGTATTTTTATGGCTGTTAGCAGTTACAGGGAAGGCAATTGTTCAGTTTCTGTTTCACTCATTACTGATGCTCCAAAACTTTACACTTAACTCCCAACTGtgcccccacagctccctctgcaCATTGACAAGTAAATGTTTAGTTCTGCTTCTGCACCTCTCTAATTAACTAACTAACTCTAACTaactgcagctctctgcacCTGAACTGAATGTGTCAACTATAGCTGGTTAATGTTACAAACTGTGCACACACCTGGTGTCTGCATATGTGGAATTCTTCAGTATTTTGTCATGATGTACTAGCAGCAGACATTTTAACCCTATTCAGGACTATCAGTTATCTGAGAGGGCTGTCCatctaaaaaaacaaacccaaaaaccagCCAACCAAAAAACACAGCTATATATTGCAGACTCTGAAAtcatgcagaagaaaagaactgTGTGAACAGACTGCAGCAAACTGTGTAGGAATGAGCACTGCCAGAGGACTGGAGCATTCATGGATTGGAGACTGAAATGTTTATATTCTGTTCAGATCGATGTGTGGAATAAGGATAACATGgtgtttaaaatataaaaaagttatttattttaggaCTTGGATGCTCAAGAGAAAAGTAGGTGACTTCACTactcactgaaaataaaacaaaattcacGTCTTGGTTGTGGCAGCAAGTATAAGCTGACTTCAAGATGCTTTCAATTAAGGGGTTATACCCACATAATACTTTTGAAATACAGTACTACAAAAGCTGTCTCACCCGCCCAATTTTTCTGTGATCTCTGCTTTTAGCCTCCTCCTGGAATTTTTCCCACTCcttcagcatttttgtatctggAAATGAAATTCCGTAGATCCGCTGGAGGGATTCCATATCGGCCTTGCCTTCCCAATAGGTAGAAGAATTCTGcatgcaaaaaagaaattaaacattgAAGAAAGGGAGAAGCCTCCACATTTTACTACTACTGCCTGCTATAAAAGGGCATGCAATTATTAACAAATCATTAATGTGGAACAACTAAGGCACAAGGAGGATTTTAATGTGAAATTCAGTGCACCGATtagaaaaaatcctgaaaggTAAATACAGTAAGTAGAAATGGTTTCAGGctcttgtcttttttaaaagcctATCTGCTTTGTAGCTGTCCTATTCCAACTGTTTATTCATAAATCATCAGCTGAGCAAAAACTATGAACTCTAATTGATACAGTTCAGCCAAACCTTAAGCCAAACTCACACTCCTGTGCTGGAAGTACAGGCCCTGGACACCTAGCTGGGCTTCACACCATGTGAACATCATTCTAGCACACAACCCTTTCACAATTTTTAACACTGAGTTTTTGGCTAGGTTACCCATTTCAGAGTACATTCCTGGCTAAGCCCAAAGACAGCAAAACATTTGAAGTGTTGCACTGAAAACATTTATCTAAGGCAGTTCTAGCACTTACCTTATGAATTTTTATGGTCTTTATCTTGCCAGTATGTCTGACATGAGGCCCTCTGCATAAATCTATCAGGGGACCACAcctaagaaaaggaaagcatttatTTGGTATATTTAATCCTAGAACCATAAATCCAGTAATATTATGATCCATGCATAATTACCTGTATACTGTAGTAGTTGGGGTATTGACCTTCTCATTCAGGATGCGACATTTGAATTTATTatactgagaagaaaagcaacacACATACTTGTTAATTCCCTGTTAAGAAAGAGAAGTGGCCaacaatttaaattatttgcaaacCTGATGCTATGTTGCATCAAAACAGgcctggaaaagagacagaCAGGAGGACAGGCCAGTAGTGGAGCAAGCTGCCCAGAGAGCAGACTGTGtgcagtctctgtccttggaggttTTGAAGGCCCAAATGGACAAGCCCCAAGAAACCTGGTCTGACTTCAGTGTTGATCCCATGTCCTGTGCATGAGACTGGACTGCAGACCTACAGAGGCACCTTCCAACCAGAATGATGCTATGATTCTCCTTATGTCCTAACAGTGAAAACTCATTAATGTCTACCTCAGGAATGCCAGAAAAACTATGTGCAGCTATATACTAGAGAGAAAGGGTCAGCTTTTAGTGTTGCTTTTAGAAGTCCTCCttctaaaaaatgttttatgaagCTTTCTGAATGGAGCAGCAACATACGCAGTTACAGTATCACCACAGACAAGATAATACAACGTAACTGCACACATAATATATTGCAAATTTACATTCCTGAGAAGTAAATGAAGAATGTGGCTTCACAGAATTTAGTCAGTTCACTCCGGGGAAGAATGAGAATTCTCAGTTTTAGAAAATCAGAATGCGTATTTCCAAGAACCTAAgaattgcttcctttttttttcctgttaaatatCACAAATGAGCTTCTAAGAACACATCACcttaaaaagttaatttgatATACTTTCTTCTACCACTAATAAAACATGCACTGAAGTTACAAATACTTAAGACTAATTGCACGAGGCTAGAAGCAACCTTCTAAAACAGCCTACCTTAAACATTTCAAGCAGTGTTTCCTTCTTAACTTCCAGTCTTTCAAaggcttgtttttccttcattatcTTTTTGCATAATGTTTCCAAAGCAGAGAAGTCATTACTTGATACACCcctaaaataaacacacacagagaagtgAGTAATTCTCGCTTCCAATTGCAATTTGTGATCCAGGTGCAATCCACTAACTTGCAGTTGGAACACCCTGCAAAAAACAAAGCCATGTGCAGCAGTACATGTGACTTTGTTCTAGTAACAAGCACACAGCAGAAATTTTGCTGTGActgccacccccagcacctaaaaaaaaaaatacaaaacctacCCTTCCTCAAGAAACATGTCAtaataaaatccattttctatTGGTGGTCCATAGCACAAACAGCCACCATAGATTCGTTCCATAGCTTCACCCATTATGTGAGCACTTGAGTGCCAGTAGACCtgacagaagtaaaaaaacaaGGGATCAGTCTGAATACACACAACGCatttccaatttttttatttaaaacctttTCTGAAACACTTGCTTTTAAGGACACTTGATGCAGATCCCACATTAGAGCACTGTGCAGAACAGAAGTGACCTGCCCAGCAGCACTCTCATCCTCAGAACCAGTGtttccaaaaagcagcacaaccACTGGAAAACTATTTACATTCTGGTAGCAAACAATTCATATTTTAAACTATTGCTGATTTATGCAATTATTGTCAGGAGACTAATtcagaaacctttttttctaTGAACTTTAATCAATCAATCAGATCTGAATAAAGACCAAAAGATGTGATTTCAACATAAGGCTGTGGTTCTAATCCAGAGATCCTATGCATGGGACACTCCATCTCATAGAATACCTGAGGTTTTGACAAAAAACAAATCTCTTAAGACTTAGTCTGTCTTGGTTAGAACAGATTGAAATCACAAACTGGGAACAGTTATTTAGCCAGTATGAAAACCCTTGGTTTGAATGCAAGACTACTGTGATGAGTTTGACTGAGAGCTTCTTGTACCAACTTTTTTCTAAAGACAGTATTCACAAATTTACTGGCTGTACACATTTATCTGATTGAGTagccaaaataaaaaagtagaTACTTTTGCATACACAAATTGcatacacaaagaaaaagagcaCCCTACTCCATACTTTTATGATTCtacaagaaagtatttttgtaCTCAGTTTTGTTACCACAACCAGTACTGAAGACATCAGTTCAAAAGACCTACTTTACATTAATgtgaaaatacaaagttttaaCAAGAACTACAACAACTGCAAGCAGACCTGGCTACAAGTACACAGCAGAATGTACATTATCTGTGGTACCACAACCCCTCTGGTAAGGAACTATGAGGAAATGCAGATGTACCTAAACCATAAAcctgttttcttcatcttcttaaCACAGTAAATATTCAAATAACTGGAAGAGGCTGAGTTAAATGTaaacctgaaaggaaaaatgttttggtaAAAGATACTCACTGCTTGAGCCTCTTCATCTTCAAACTTAAGCAGCTCCAAGGAACAATCCTCCTCCAAAGGACGGTCTAGATCCCAAACCACCTTGTTCACTTTAGCAATAACCGTGTTGTCAGCTAATCCCTGACtacaaaacaaatacagaaatacagttaTAAGTAAGtatattatattttgaaatcagcAAGCAGAAGTTCCCCAAATTTGCCCTCCAATTTGAGTAAGAATTCAGGAGTGCTCAGAATAGATATAAGGtcataaataaatttcaaataaatgagCAGTTTAGCCAGTCCTGAACATTCATGAAAAATCCTACTTATATTTTAGGGATATGGAAAGAAAACTGCACTATATACTTAATCTTCACACATATTTGACTTAGAGGCAGAAACCTCAAAGTACAAACCTGACTTCACAACCCTACTGCAGTGTAAGACAGAACTTCTCTCTTTAAAGTTATCAAACACCATTTTTGACACAGTAGCTTTACTACTTGTAGCCACTAGGCAAAATACCCTTTTCTTGATCCCAAATCACAAAACCAAAGAAGGTTCTAATTACAAGGAGGTGAAAAAAAGGTTCCAATTCCATTattatggaaggaaaaaaaaaaaaggggccTTTCACCTTTAGGAATCACCCCATCTTTGCAATTTAAATGTCAGGATGTATCACTCAAAAATACTCCACAGCAGGTATAAGTAACCTGGAGATGTGCAATGCTCTTTTTAACAGGTATCTCCCATGCAAATAATAGTGAAGAATACTCATACTGTTAATTTTCTCTGTAATCAATTGAAACATAACCCAGCAGCCATCTTCCTCAGGTCAATGCAAACTGGTTTGCAGTGCTGGAAAATGCATCTGATAATTTACTAGCAAATCAGTTCTTAATGCAACACCAGTACTTGCATGGAAAAATATGCTATTAGGATGTGTCTAAAAGATCTCAGttttattcttatttaattttagaaactgTATCTTTATAAGGCAAAAGAAAATTGCACTCCAAAGCTAAAACCCTACTAGTTACGTTCAGTTTATTGTATACAAGATGCTTTGAGAAGACGTGAGATAAACGACAAAAAAAACTATATCCCCTTAAGCCCACTGTCTGAAAATGATTGTGTAGTATCACAGAATAGAAACATACCTAATTCCACAAGCAATTTGATACGGAGTAGTCTTCCAGGATTCAGCATCAACCTGCTTGCCATCAGGTAATGTAACTTTGATGGGTTTACTGTCATTTGCAGCTCTTTCTGCAAGGAGTGCATCATGTTCAGCCTTAAGTTTATTGTACATCTCTAAACGCTCATTGATAAATGCAGGCCAGGGATTCAGCTGTATGTGAtaaagacaaaggaaaatgatTAATAGATCATTAATCTGATAGCACATCATGTCAAGAATGCCAACACAACAGACACACTTTTCATAAGCAGCTATGTGATGCTATCTACAGGTGCTATAACTAGCAAATAATCACCATTATTTCAGGTTACATCGTAACCTGGAATATCGTAAGGCCTCAGCTTAATGAAATCGGTACCACTGTACACCTGTTCAATAAACCACACATGTTACCAAACTACATCATTAAACACCTGTTTAACAAActatgtgaagaaaaaaatcaactagAAAAGAGTGTAGAAGTTCAATGTAAAAACAGGTTTTTCTTATTAGGTCGAAAAACTGAGGGAACACTCTAGTCTGAGCCACCCAGACAGGAACTGACTCTAGTTTAAACACGTGTAATGACGTCAGGACTATCCGCCTGGGCACAGCCAAGAACTTGGCTCAGGACTGCTGCTGACTAGCCGCTGGCCCTCCGTGGAGTCAGAGGGCCACGAGGTGCCACCACGAAGACGAAATAGACAAGAGCACCTCACGCAGGCGTTCTTCACCTCCGAGATCTGCTGCCGGCCTCTGGCTGCAAaggggcagagggaaaagcatcACCTAGCCCAGCTATGGGAATCTGAGCTGCTCTCCTATTACACCAATGCAACTTAGTGTAAAACAGAACAGTGCCACTTCATGGCAATCTGTGGGAGATGTAACTGTAATGCCTgataaaatacttcagaagGACAAACAGTAGCAAAGCCAGCAGCGCAGAGAGAAGCAACGAGGACTCCGCATCCTCCCACCCCCGCGGCCGAGGGGCTGCTCACCTCCGACCGCCCTCCATCGCCAGCCCCttccttcatcttcttcttACCGCAGTCTGCTTTATTCTCTCGCCCAGCGTCCACCTGCGGAAGGCGAGCACTGTTCAGTCATGCCCCGGCAGTCGCTCACACCTAAGGCGCTTTAACTCCCCCCTGCCCCATACACCACGGAAAAGACTCGACATCCTCGTCCCgcaaagcccagctccctgctccttttcctgggGGCACATCCCACCGCCCTCCGGAGCTGGGGAAATCCTCGGGAAGAGGCCCAGCTCCGTCTGCCGCCCGCCCCCAGCCTCCTGACAGCGCAGCCCCCGCTGCCGAGCCGCGGGGCGCACCTGGCCCTCAGCGCCCGCCATGGCCGCGCGGAGCCGCCCGGGAAGGGGCGGGCGCGGCCCGGCGCAGGCGCCGCTCGGCCCCGTGGCTGATGCaaccccggcccggcccggcccccgcggGGGTGATGGAGCCGAGGGGGCCGGTGGCGCTGTCCTGCGGTGGTGCGGCTGAAGGCGGCCCGTGACGGGCTGCGGCGGCTCGACACGGCCCAGGCTCTGTCCGCGCCCCTGAGGGCGGCGAGTGGGGCCCGGCGCTCCTACAACCGCGCTCTGCTCGCTGTCGCgggaagaatcacagaatcaattaaactgggaaaaattcCCGAGATCAGCGAGTCCGACCTGTGACCGAACGCCACCTTGTCAAGTAGACCACGGCgctgagtgccatgtccagaCTTTgcttgaacacctccagggacggtgactccaccacccccctgagcagcccattccagtgtctAATTACCCTTTCTATGGAGAAGTTCCTCCTAATACCCAGCTTAATTCTCCCATGACGCAGCTgaagactgtgtcctcttgtcccgtaccttgttccctgggagaagaggcggattcccacctggctacagcttCTGTCGGGGAGCTGTAGAGACTGAtaaggttccccctgagcctccttttctccaaacacccccagctctctcagctgctccttatcAGAGTTATgccccagacccttccccagctccgtcGCCCTTCTCTGCACTGACTGCCGCACCCAGGTATACCTAGCTACGATTCCCCCTGATGCAGACGTTCAgtcagggatggagcagtgAATGGGAGTACTCTTTGCAAAAGagactgaaattaaaacaaattttaaaaaataggatTGATGAGTGTCTGATTTcccaggggagggaaaaaaaaaaaagatgcgTAAGAGATTCTGAGGTGGTTGTTTCAGACCTGAACTGCAGGAGTGCCTGCAGCTGTCCCAAGGGAAGCCTCAGCTCAGTAACTTGGAAGCTACAGACACTTCTAAGGAAAGGATGTGATAGCAGTTACGGGTTTTGCTCTGTAaccttctttccctcctctccctgctgttgttttcagctaataataatgttttcatttaggAAGGTTACTATCTTGCAGCACAATCTCAGGTGGCTATGGACTACGAGAGTGGCCAGTCCCAAGGCCTTAGGTGTGTTTGGTAACCTTACTCACCCAGTAATTTAGTTTAAGCAAGATGTTCATTACCAGATTTCATGTTTTCAAGAAATCCTGGCATAGCATCCTTACTTTGAAGAGAGTAAATCACGGGGCAGGCCTTGCCTTGGGcctctgctgcttgcagagcacCCAACTTCCACTCCCTGCAACAACTGCCTTCTGTTCATCTGCAGCAGTGATTGGGGAGTTTAGAGTGTCTAAAATGTGCTCAGATGGATATCGGGGCACCTCAGGCTCCATGGACTTAAGTGCAATGAGCCaaaggttcaggaaaaaaagggaagttttGTATAGCTTTCAAGTACTGGTTATGTAGTGGTGAAGGATGGTCAAGAGAATGTCACTGGGCTATTTGACCACAAATGCAGGAGcttgaaaaataatgcaaatattttaatctatttgttgaaatatgaaaatggaAAGGTGTAGTAAATAGGAACCTAAAGACAGAATCAGGCCTAGATCTGGATAGTTCATTTGTTGTCTGAAAGTAATGTATGAGTAGCATAAATATGGgcaaaaacatttattaaagaGCTACATTTAATAATATATGTGTGATCTTTTCTAGCAATACAGTGTTTATTAACAAATGGTATTTCATAATACTAACTTCTATATTTGCAGTATCTCCTACAATCTTTTTCAGGCGGACAAATTACAAGTGTCTAACAGACAGAACATCGCAAAACTTATAGACAAATTATGCAACgccaaaatgaacaaaaatgtaTAGTGATGCTGATCAAGAGAAAAAGCTATTAAGCATCTCAAAAGCAATTGGGAAACTGTCCCTTTTGCCACAAGATGGCAGCAGCGAAACATGCTGATCTGATGAGAAGCTCAAATTCAGCTCACGGCTCTTGGCTTTAGGAAATAGAATTTATGACAGAaagcacaaaattaaattactgttttacTGACCTCGCTCTTAAGCAGTGTAATTAATGTTGTGCGACTAAATTCAACCATGCTCTAATAGTGTAAATTGATTTCAGTGTGCTTTAATGATTATCAGCAATGAATAGATGTTTCTAGTTCATGTGAAGTTTGTTGGGAAAAATGTGGTCAGAAACTTCTACTGGAATTGCAGTGTTACTTGGCTTATATTTCATTTAGGAAaactaaaaatcaaaatcaaatcaaaatgcaaataaaacttTAGAGCAATGAATGTAACATGTTTACACCATTTACTTGCACCATCTGTTCTAGGGAAACAGTCTGACTTGTAATACAGCACTAGGCTTTCTGTAAAATGTCTGTGTTTGTTTATATTTGTGTACATTAAATCAACTCTATTCACTGTAGAGTATTTACTGATTTCACAAACTCTGCATtaatttgaaaatcaaattGTATGAACGCCACCCATTTACATTGAGAGTTCAAAATACATAATTTGAATTCCAGGTCCAGTGGATTTCCATAAACTCACTTCAAGCTAAGAGTTGTcatctcaaaattaaaaaatcttacAAA
This sequence is a window from Corvus moneduloides isolate bCorMon1 chromosome Z, bCorMon1.pri, whole genome shotgun sequence. Protein-coding genes within it:
- the TARS1 gene encoding threonine--tRNA ligase 1, cytoplasmic isoform X1: MDALHGEVAAALGVAVAVEQRGPVPLVVAKEGQQHLAHLGVGGRDAGEVRVLAALGAEAGGQRARRQHRHVPVRGQPRHRRRRVLAHGPEQQVGAAALQGHHVHQAEQGAVAARRVLVGELEGVAGRQTRAALPQAPHRVLDGRPHPPQREKVDAGRENKADCGKKKMKEGAGDGGRSELNPWPAFINERLEMYNKLKAEHDALLAERAANDSKPIKVTLPDGKQVDAESWKTTPYQIACGISQGLADNTVIAKVNKVVWDLDRPLEEDCSLELLKFEDEEAQAVYWHSSAHIMGEAMERIYGGCLCYGPPIENGFYYDMFLEEGGVSSNDFSALETLCKKIMKEKQAFERLEVKKETLLEMFKYNKFKCRILNEKVNTPTTTVYRCGPLIDLCRGPHVRHTGKIKTIKIHKNSSTYWEGKADMESLQRIYGISFPDTKMLKEWEKFQEEAKSRDHRKIGRDQELFFFHELSPGSCFFLPKGAYIYNTLIEFIRSEYRKRGFQEVVTPNVFNSKLWMTSGHWQHYSENMFSFEVEKEIFALKPMNCPGHCLMFDHRPRSWRELPLRLADFGVLHRNELSGALTGLTRVRRFQQDDAHIFCAMEQIEDEIKSCLEFLRTVYDVFGFSFKLNLSTRPEKYLGDIEVWNQAEKQLQNSLNAFGEKWELNPGDGAFYGPKIDIQIKDAIGRYHQCATIQLDFQLPVRFNLTFVSHDGNDKTRPVIIHRAILGSVERMIAILTENCGGKWPLWLSPQQVMVVPVGPACDEYAQKVRQHFHDAGFMADVDVDPGCTLNKKIRNAQLAQYNFILVVGEKEKASGTVNIRTRDNKVHGERTVADTVERLLQLKGSRSRQAEEEF
- the TARS1 gene encoding threonine--tRNA ligase 1, cytoplasmic isoform X2, with the translated sequence MAGAEGQVDAGRENKADCGKKKMKEGAGDGGRSELNPWPAFINERLEMYNKLKAEHDALLAERAANDSKPIKVTLPDGKQVDAESWKTTPYQIACGISQGLADNTVIAKVNKVVWDLDRPLEEDCSLELLKFEDEEAQAVYWHSSAHIMGEAMERIYGGCLCYGPPIENGFYYDMFLEEGGVSSNDFSALETLCKKIMKEKQAFERLEVKKETLLEMFKYNKFKCRILNEKVNTPTTTVYRCGPLIDLCRGPHVRHTGKIKTIKIHKNSSTYWEGKADMESLQRIYGISFPDTKMLKEWEKFQEEAKSRDHRKIGRDQELFFFHELSPGSCFFLPKGAYIYNTLIEFIRSEYRKRGFQEVVTPNVFNSKLWMTSGHWQHYSENMFSFEVEKEIFALKPMNCPGHCLMFDHRPRSWRELPLRLADFGVLHRNELSGALTGLTRVRRFQQDDAHIFCAMEQIEDEIKSCLEFLRTVYDVFGFSFKLNLSTRPEKYLGDIEVWNQAEKQLQNSLNAFGEKWELNPGDGAFYGPKIDIQIKDAIGRYHQCATIQLDFQLPVRFNLTFVSHDGNDKTRPVIIHRAILGSVERMIAILTENCGGKWPLWLSPQQVMVVPVGPACDEYAQKVRQHFHDAGFMADVDVDPGCTLNKKIRNAQLAQYNFILVVGEKEKASGTVNIRTRDNKVHGERTVADTVERLLQLKGSRSRQAEEEF